From a single Myxococcota bacterium genomic region:
- the der gene encoding ribosome biogenesis GTPase Der, whose translation MPPPPAALPIVAIVGRPNVGKSTLFNRYAGRRRALVEDRPGITRDRIAEEVLVEDRAILLVDTAGLDPEAEAGLPAAVQAQAQSAIEDADAILWVADAQVGVLPDDEDLGRMLRRTAKPVSLVVNKVDIPAHADRVGEFHGLGFERTRGVSAEHGGGAWDALEEIVALLPQAPEPPAEEEPSLRVAVIGRPNVGKSSLVNHLAGDERVVVSDVPGTTRDAIDVRFEHKGQVYTLVDTAGLRRPGRRAETAERVSALMTVRALERADVALLLVDASEGPTDQDAKVGRLARDRGVATLIVANKWDQIRDADRKEEVRKDIAHGLRFMADAPVVPASAKTGSGVMALFPRLAALRAAAERRVPTAELNRWLEQAVARHEPAMAQRGTRRRPLKFFYATQTSVRPPTFTLFCTEPEAVQPSYRRFLENRLREAFDFAGTPIRIRLRARSEKARRR comes from the coding sequence ATGCCGCCGCCGCCCGCCGCGCTGCCGATCGTCGCGATCGTCGGGCGCCCCAACGTCGGAAAATCGACCCTCTTCAATCGCTACGCCGGACGCCGGCGCGCGCTGGTCGAGGACCGCCCGGGGATCACGCGGGATCGGATCGCCGAGGAGGTCCTGGTCGAGGACCGCGCGATCCTGCTCGTCGATACCGCCGGCCTCGACCCCGAGGCCGAGGCGGGACTGCCGGCTGCGGTGCAGGCCCAGGCTCAGAGCGCGATCGAGGACGCCGACGCCATCCTGTGGGTGGCCGATGCGCAGGTCGGCGTGCTCCCGGATGACGAGGATCTCGGGAGGATGCTGCGGCGCACCGCGAAGCCCGTCAGTCTGGTCGTGAACAAAGTCGACATCCCCGCCCACGCCGATCGCGTCGGCGAGTTCCACGGGCTCGGCTTTGAACGGACCCGCGGCGTCTCGGCCGAACACGGCGGCGGCGCCTGGGATGCCCTCGAAGAGATCGTCGCCCTGCTGCCTCAGGCACCCGAGCCACCCGCGGAAGAGGAGCCGTCGCTGCGCGTGGCGGTGATCGGTCGGCCGAACGTCGGGAAGAGCTCGCTGGTCAACCACTTGGCCGGTGACGAACGCGTCGTGGTTTCCGACGTCCCCGGCACGACCCGCGACGCGATCGACGTTCGCTTCGAGCACAAGGGACAGGTCTACACCCTCGTCGACACGGCCGGTCTGCGTCGGCCCGGACGGCGGGCGGAAACCGCGGAACGGGTCAGCGCACTGATGACCGTTCGCGCGCTAGAGCGCGCCGACGTGGCCCTCTTGCTCGTCGATGCCTCCGAGGGGCCGACGGATCAGGACGCGAAGGTGGGGCGGCTCGCGCGCGATCGCGGAGTCGCCACGTTGATCGTGGCGAACAAGTGGGACCAGATCCGCGACGCCGACCGCAAGGAGGAAGTGCGCAAGGACATCGCCCACGGGCTGCGCTTCATGGCCGACGCACCGGTGGTGCCGGCTTCGGCGAAGACCGGCTCGGGGGTGATGGCGCTCTTTCCCCGGCTCGCGGCTCTCCGGGCCGCGGCCGAGCGCCGGGTGCCCACCGCGGAGCTGAACCGCTGGCTCGAACAAGCGGTCGCCCGTCATGAGCCCGCGATGGCCCAGCGCGGAACCCGCCGACGCCCCCTGAAGTTCTTCTACGCCACCCAGACCTCCGTGCGACCCCCGACCTTCACGCTCTTCTGCACCGAGCCCGAGGCAGTCCAGCCCTCGTACCGACGATTCCTCGAGAACCGGCTGCGCGAGGCCTTCGACTTCGCCGGGACGCCGATCCGGATCCGGCTCCGGGCCCGCTCCGAAAAAGCCCGCCGTCGCTGA
- a CDS encoding HlyD family efflux transporter periplasmic adaptor subunit yields the protein MSGLVFAFWPAPLGVDLVVVEAAPMTVTVSDEGETRVRDVFVVSAPLAGRARRIEVDPGDVVTANQTLLAEIEPAQPLLLDPRSEAQARAHRKAADSAEAAARAEVEKAQADLAFQRSELQRARELTSNGVMSDRDLEAAEQRYRSGLAALARNQSVLQVRAYELERARAELMSPSEVAARRAGCECVSIVAPIDGRVLRVLHESEGIVAAGEPLIEIGDPERLEVVADLLSTDAVSVSVGQRARLENWGGEGALEGRVRRVEPFGYTKVSALGIEEQRVNVVLDITSPHGVWSRLAHGFQLDVHVVLWESDTALQVPLTALFRDGESWAVFVREAGRARIRSVVVGRRNGQSAEILDGLQEGDAVVVYPSERIEAGIRLEPRGPSSGTG from the coding sequence GTGTCCGGGCTCGTCTTCGCGTTCTGGCCTGCACCTCTCGGCGTCGACCTCGTCGTGGTGGAGGCAGCGCCGATGACGGTCACCGTCAGCGACGAAGGCGAGACCCGGGTGCGCGACGTCTTCGTGGTCTCGGCGCCGCTGGCCGGCCGCGCGCGCCGCATCGAGGTCGACCCCGGTGACGTGGTGACGGCCAACCAGACCTTGCTCGCCGAGATCGAACCGGCGCAGCCCCTGTTGCTGGACCCGCGCAGCGAGGCCCAGGCGCGGGCCCACCGGAAGGCGGCCGATTCGGCGGAGGCGGCCGCACGCGCCGAGGTCGAGAAGGCGCAGGCGGATCTCGCGTTCCAGCGATCCGAGCTGCAGCGCGCGCGGGAACTCACGAGCAACGGGGTGATGTCGGACCGGGACCTCGAGGCCGCCGAGCAGCGCTATCGAAGTGGGTTGGCGGCGTTGGCCCGCAACCAGTCCGTGCTTCAGGTGCGCGCCTACGAGCTCGAGCGCGCGCGGGCCGAGCTGATGTCTCCCAGCGAGGTGGCCGCACGGCGGGCGGGCTGCGAGTGCGTCTCGATCGTCGCACCCATCGACGGTCGGGTGCTGCGCGTCCTGCACGAGAGCGAGGGCATCGTCGCGGCCGGCGAGCCCTTGATCGAGATCGGCGACCCCGAGCGCCTCGAAGTCGTCGCCGATCTGCTCTCGACGGATGCGGTCAGCGTGAGCGTCGGCCAACGGGCCCGCCTGGAGAATTGGGGTGGGGAGGGCGCCCTCGAAGGCCGCGTCCGCCGGGTGGAGCCTTTTGGCTACACCAAGGTCTCGGCGCTCGGGATCGAGGAGCAGCGCGTGAACGTGGTGCTCGACATCACGAGCCCACACGGGGTCTGGAGCCGACTGGCCCATGGTTTCCAGCTCGACGTCCACGTCGTGCTGTGGGAATCCGACACCGCGCTCCAGGTGCCGTTGACGGCGCTGTTCCGCGATGGCGAGTCCTGGGCGGTGTTCGTGCGCGAAGCTGGGCGCGCGCGGATCCGGTCGGTCGTGGTGGGACGGCGCAATGGCCAGTCCGCAGAGATCCTGGACGGGCTACAAGAAGGCGACGCAGTCGTGGTGTACCCGAGCGAACGCATCGAGGCGGGAATCCGCCTGGAACCCAGGGGCCCGTCGAGTGGAACCGGCTAG
- a CDS encoding sulfotransferase: MSSPRSPIIVIGMLRSGTTMSGGLLEALGAFMGVDQEWNGESLFFRRLNEWMVEYSGGNVEFPDSYLLARRHRRLMELHNDYLRVSIDSPRAFRFLGWKRYWRYRGLSRIDEPWGWKDPLTTITLPNWLAVFPNARVVCLRRHGVDVAASLRTRHRWMFDRAEESYRKRRWLYRFKQKDRGFADLRAAFLGRGFSMWELYNRQVSRYLALYPEQTLEVHYEKLLADPANELGPIAAFCGIDTTPEAVARVAASVKPSRAFAYQKDRELARFARAVEPRLARYGYKA, from the coding sequence ATGAGCAGCCCGCGATCGCCGATCATCGTGATCGGTATGCTGCGCTCGGGTACGACCATGAGTGGCGGCCTGCTCGAGGCCCTCGGCGCCTTCATGGGTGTGGACCAGGAGTGGAACGGCGAGTCGCTGTTCTTCCGCCGGCTCAACGAGTGGATGGTCGAGTACAGCGGGGGCAACGTCGAGTTCCCCGACTCCTATCTGCTCGCGCGCCGACACCGGCGCCTGATGGAGCTGCACAACGACTACCTGCGCGTGTCGATCGATTCGCCGCGGGCCTTTCGGTTCCTCGGATGGAAGCGCTACTGGCGCTACCGCGGCCTGAGCCGGATCGATGAGCCCTGGGGTTGGAAGGATCCGCTCACCACGATCACGCTCCCCAATTGGCTCGCCGTGTTCCCGAACGCGCGGGTCGTGTGTCTGCGCCGTCACGGCGTCGACGTCGCGGCCAGTCTGCGCACCCGCCATCGCTGGATGTTCGACCGGGCCGAGGAGAGCTACCGCAAGCGGCGCTGGCTCTACCGTTTCAAGCAGAAGGACCGCGGCTTCGCCGACCTGCGCGCCGCCTTCCTCGGGCGGGGCTTCTCGATGTGGGAGCTCTACAACCGCCAGGTCTCCCGCTACCTCGCCCTCTACCCCGAACAGACCCTCGAAGTGCACTACGAGAAGCTGCTCGCCGACCCGGCGAACGAGCTCGGGCCGATCGCCGCGTTCTGCGGCATCGACACGACCCCCGAGGCCGTGGCCCGGGTGGCTGCATCGGTGAAGCCGTCGCGGGCCTTCGCCTATCAGAAGGACCGCGAACTCGCGCGCTTCGCCCGCGCCGTGGAACCGCGTCTGGCGCGCTACGGCTACAAGGCCTGA
- a CDS encoding ABC transporter ATP-binding protein, which produces MALLSTASVAEGLRAEALSKVYRTGDVEVRALDRVDLELHPGELVVMLGPSGSGKSTLLNILGGLDTPTSGSVFFRGEDITASDEASLTGYRRDYVGFVFQFYNLVSSLTARENVALVTEIAQDPMDPVEALALVNLEDRLDHFPAQLSGGEQQRVAIARAIAKRPAILLCDEPTGALDSKTGIVVLEALERVNAELGTTTAVITHNTVTAALADRVVYLADGRIDRIEANAERRSAASLAW; this is translated from the coding sequence TTGGCGCTCCTTTCGACTGCATCCGTCGCCGAGGGCCTCCGAGCCGAGGCGCTGAGCAAGGTCTATCGGACCGGAGACGTCGAAGTGCGTGCTCTCGATCGCGTCGATCTCGAACTCCACCCAGGCGAACTCGTCGTGATGCTCGGTCCTTCGGGCAGCGGGAAGTCCACGCTCCTGAACATCCTGGGAGGGCTCGACACGCCGACCTCCGGTTCCGTCTTCTTCCGGGGAGAGGACATCACGGCCTCGGACGAGGCGTCGCTGACGGGCTATCGACGCGACTACGTCGGTTTCGTGTTCCAGTTCTACAACCTGGTGTCGAGTCTGACCGCCCGCGAAAACGTCGCGCTGGTCACCGAGATCGCGCAGGACCCGATGGATCCCGTCGAGGCTCTCGCGCTCGTGAACCTCGAAGACCGCCTCGACCACTTCCCGGCCCAGCTCTCCGGAGGCGAGCAACAGCGGGTCGCGATCGCGCGGGCGATCGCCAAGCGACCGGCGATCCTCCTCTGCGACGAGCCGACCGGCGCCCTCGACAGCAAGACCGGCATCGTGGTGCTCGAGGCACTCGAGCGCGTCAACGCGGAGCTGGGCACCACGACGGCCGTGATCACCCACAACACGGTCACCGCGGCCTTGGCCGATCGCGTCGTCTACCTGGCCGATGGGCGCATCGACCGCATCGAAGCGAACGCCGAGCGTCGCAGCGCGGCGTCGCTCGCGTGGTAG
- a CDS encoding methyltransferase domain-containing protein — protein sequence MSLYSVVKATYKSLIPKKIRHAIFTNLPGKGLRRGLISTLERTASHDEIYDADYYDDVVDRYMRNSAPSIADSIMRDFAPTKVVDVGCGSGLLLQALQGRGASCQGFEYSLAGIEVCKSRGLEVTRFDIETDAPPSVRADLAISTEVAEHLPASCADRLVDFLAAISDQIAFTAAEPTGGPPGTDHVNEQPRAYWIEKFEKRGYKLDAETAGRWQREWEQAGVTPCYSNTIMVFRRTPLAA from the coding sequence ATGTCTCTCTACAGTGTCGTCAAGGCGACCTATAAGTCCCTGATTCCCAAGAAGATTCGGCACGCGATCTTCACGAACCTGCCGGGCAAGGGGCTGCGTCGAGGGCTGATCTCGACCCTCGAGCGGACTGCCAGCCACGACGAGATCTACGACGCCGACTACTACGACGACGTGGTCGACCGTTACATGCGCAACTCGGCGCCCTCGATCGCCGACAGCATCATGCGCGATTTCGCCCCGACGAAGGTCGTGGACGTGGGTTGCGGTTCCGGCCTCCTGCTCCAGGCGCTCCAGGGGCGAGGCGCCTCCTGTCAGGGCTTCGAGTACTCGCTCGCGGGGATCGAGGTCTGCAAGAGCCGCGGCCTCGAGGTGACCCGCTTCGACATCGAGACGGACGCGCCGCCGTCGGTGCGCGCCGATCTGGCGATCAGTACCGAGGTCGCCGAGCACCTGCCTGCCTCTTGCGCCGATCGGCTGGTGGACTTCCTGGCCGCGATCTCCGACCAGATCGCCTTCACCGCTGCGGAGCCCACGGGCGGACCGCCGGGCACCGACCACGTGAATGAGCAGCCCCGGGCCTACTGGATCGAGAAGTTCGAGAAGCGCGGCTACAAGCTCGACGCGGAGACCGCGGGTCGCTGGCAGCGCGAGTGGGAGCAGGCGGGCGTGACCCCCTGCTACTCGAACACGATCATGGTGTTCCGCCGCACGCCGCTGGCGGCCTAG
- a CDS encoding MBOAT family O-acyltransferase, with the protein MVFSTQIFLLWFLPIALLGYYALPVRFRTLWLTATSYLFYGWARPEYCLLLLGVTVLSYVATARMDAATTPAVRRRWLVASVTISLGALGFFKYAGMLATWLRTTLGWVGLSPDAVPALSIVLPIGISFFTFQAISYTVDVYRGHGRPARRFLEYASYIALFPQLIAGPIVRYEWIEHDLHSRQHSWGKAWLGLRFLGFGLAKKALLADTFALGVPAGFGPEDPGFVGAWVGTLSYTLQIYFDFSAYSDMAVGLGLLLGFRFPKNFDSPYRSASITEFWRRWHISLSSFLRDYLYIPLGGNQRTAVRTYVNLMIVMVLGGLWHGASIVFLLWGFWHGALLAIERALGDRHPLARLPRPLAIGVTTLLAMIGWVLFRAEDLTMAARVLGAMFWPSSFALPALVHPALYALLPLGFAVCWWAPNSWEWAHRASWGRAVSQAVLIALSLFTVLAYAQSPFLYFQF; encoded by the coding sequence GTGGTTTTCAGTACTCAGATCTTCCTGCTCTGGTTCCTGCCGATCGCGCTCCTCGGCTACTACGCGCTGCCGGTGCGGTTCCGAACGCTGTGGCTGACCGCGACCAGCTATCTGTTCTACGGCTGGGCGCGTCCCGAGTACTGCCTGCTCCTGCTCGGCGTGACCGTGCTCAGCTACGTGGCCACGGCGCGGATGGACGCGGCGACGACCCCCGCGGTGCGCCGGCGCTGGCTGGTCGCCTCGGTGACGATCAGCCTGGGAGCGCTCGGGTTCTTCAAGTACGCGGGCATGCTGGCGACCTGGCTGCGCACGACCCTCGGCTGGGTCGGCCTGTCCCCGGACGCGGTTCCTGCGCTGTCGATCGTCCTCCCGATCGGCATCTCGTTCTTCACCTTCCAGGCCATCAGCTACACCGTGGACGTCTACCGTGGCCACGGCCGCCCGGCGCGGCGTTTTCTCGAGTACGCCAGCTACATCGCGCTCTTTCCCCAGCTGATCGCCGGTCCGATCGTTCGCTACGAGTGGATCGAGCACGATCTGCACTCGCGCCAGCACTCCTGGGGCAAAGCCTGGCTGGGGCTGCGCTTCCTGGGCTTCGGGCTCGCAAAGAAGGCGCTGCTGGCCGACACCTTCGCGCTCGGCGTTCCCGCCGGCTTCGGCCCCGAGGATCCGGGATTCGTGGGGGCCTGGGTCGGGACGCTCAGCTACACGCTCCAGATCTACTTCGACTTCTCGGCCTACAGCGACATGGCCGTGGGCCTCGGGTTGTTGCTCGGGTTCCGTTTTCCGAAGAACTTCGACTCGCCCTACCGGTCCGCCTCGATCACCGAGTTCTGGCGTCGCTGGCACATCTCGCTCTCGAGTTTTCTGCGCGACTACCTCTACATCCCCCTCGGTGGCAACCAACGCACTGCCGTTCGCACCTACGTCAATCTGATGATCGTGATGGTGCTCGGTGGGCTCTGGCACGGCGCGAGCATCGTCTTCCTGCTCTGGGGGTTCTGGCACGGAGCGCTGCTCGCCATCGAGCGCGCCCTGGGAGACCGGCACCCGCTCGCAAGGCTTCCGCGACCGTTGGCGATCGGCGTGACGACCCTGCTCGCCATGATCGGCTGGGTGCTCTTCCGCGCCGAAGACCTCACGATGGCGGCGCGGGTCCTCGGCGCGATGTTCTGGCCCAGCTCGTTCGCGTTGCCCGCCCTGGTGCATCCCGCGCTCTACGCCCTGCTGCCCCTCGGCTTCGCCGTGTGCTGGTGGGCACCGAACAGCTGGGAATGGGCGCATCGTGCCAGCTGGGGGCGCGCCGTCTCGCAGGCCGTGCTGATCGCCCTCTCCCTCTTCACCGTCCTGGCGTACGCCCAGTCGCCGTTCCTCTACTTCCAGTTCTAG
- the galE gene encoding UDP-glucose 4-epimerase GalE, with protein sequence MNVLVTGGAGYVGSHAVAQLLAAGHDVRVWDNLSRGHAASIPAELLIRGSLSERERLTSVLREHRIDAVMHFAAYALVAESVANPSLYYENNVLGTLSLLDAMHDADVGRIVFSSTCATYGIPEKVPISEDTPQAPVNPYGYTKLVIERALADYAHAYGLGYAALRYFNACGADPEARRGEDHEPETHAIPLALLAALGKRDGFTILGTDYPTPDGTCVRDYVHVDDLADAHLRALDRLRPGEGLRLNLGTGRGFSVREVVDSAQRVSGRDIPVTTGDRRPGDPPELVADPTRAQQVLGWKPRYTEIDAIMETAWHWHETHPDGYAGSAS encoded by the coding sequence GTGAACGTCCTCGTCACTGGAGGCGCCGGCTACGTCGGCAGCCACGCCGTCGCCCAGCTGCTCGCCGCCGGCCACGACGTGCGCGTCTGGGACAACCTGTCCCGCGGACACGCGGCTTCGATCCCGGCCGAACTCCTGATCCGCGGCTCGCTCTCCGAGCGCGAGCGACTGACGAGCGTCCTCCGCGAGCACCGCATCGACGCCGTGATGCACTTCGCCGCCTATGCCCTCGTGGCCGAGTCGGTCGCCAACCCGTCGCTCTACTACGAGAACAACGTGCTCGGAACGCTGTCGCTGCTCGACGCGATGCACGATGCAGACGTCGGTCGCATCGTGTTCTCGAGCACCTGCGCGACCTACGGCATCCCCGAGAAGGTGCCGATCTCGGAAGACACGCCCCAGGCGCCGGTCAACCCCTACGGCTACACGAAGCTGGTGATCGAACGGGCGCTCGCCGACTACGCCCACGCCTATGGTCTGGGCTATGCCGCGCTTCGCTACTTCAACGCCTGTGGTGCCGATCCCGAGGCCCGCCGCGGCGAAGACCACGAGCCCGAGACCCACGCGATCCCCCTGGCACTGCTCGCGGCGCTCGGCAAGCGCGACGGCTTCACGATCCTCGGCACCGACTACCCGACGCCCGACGGCACCTGCGTTCGCGACTACGTGCACGTCGACGACCTCGCCGACGCCCACCTGCGCGCCCTCGATCGCCTGCGTCCGGGCGAAGGCCTGCGCTTGAATCTGGGCACGGGGCGCGGCTTCAGCGTGCGCGAAGTGGTCGACTCGGCGCAGCGCGTGTCGGGTCGAGACATCCCGGTCACGACCGGGGATCGCCGCCCCGGCGACCCGCCGGAACTCGTTGCGGACCCGACCCGAGCCCAGCAGGTGCTCGGCTGGAAGCCGCGCTACACGGAGATCGACGCGATCATGGAAACCGCCTGGCACTGGCATGAGACCCACCCCGACGGCTACGCCGGGAGCGCCTCGTGA
- a CDS encoding UDP-glucuronic acid decarboxylase family protein gives MTRVLVTGGAGFLGSHLCDRLLEDGHDVISLDNFFTGAKRNIAHLNGHPHFESIRHDVTEPILLEVDWIFNLACPASPIHYQYNPIKTIKTSVMGALNMLGLAKRVGARILQASTSEVYGDPDIHPQPESYWGRVNPIGIRSCYDEGKRCAEALFSDYHRANDVDIRMIRIFNTYGPRMALDDGRVVSNFVCQALSDEPMTIYGEGSQTRSFCYRDDLVEGMLRLMRYEGDDAHLPMNIGNPGEFSILQLAEAVQELVGSKAGIQREPLPADDPTQRQPDISRAKEKLGWEPTIPLKQGLERTIENFRERLDAGEPREGYLGRRVAQT, from the coding sequence GTGACGCGCGTCCTCGTCACCGGCGGCGCCGGCTTCCTCGGCTCCCATCTCTGCGATCGCCTGCTCGAGGACGGTCACGACGTGATCAGCCTCGACAACTTCTTCACGGGCGCGAAGCGCAACATCGCGCACTTGAACGGGCATCCGCATTTCGAGTCGATCCGTCACGACGTCACCGAGCCGATCCTGCTCGAGGTCGACTGGATCTTCAATCTGGCGTGCCCGGCGTCGCCGATCCACTACCAGTACAACCCGATCAAGACGATCAAGACCTCGGTCATGGGCGCGCTGAACATGCTCGGGCTCGCGAAACGCGTGGGCGCGCGCATCCTGCAGGCCAGCACCAGCGAGGTCTACGGCGATCCGGACATCCACCCCCAGCCCGAGTCCTATTGGGGCAGGGTGAACCCGATCGGCATCCGCTCGTGCTACGACGAAGGGAAGCGCTGCGCCGAGGCGCTCTTCAGCGACTACCACCGCGCCAACGACGTCGACATCCGGATGATCCGGATCTTCAACACCTATGGTCCCCGCATGGCGCTCGACGACGGCCGCGTCGTCTCGAACTTCGTCTGCCAGGCGTTGTCGGACGAGCCGATGACGATCTACGGCGAGGGCTCCCAGACGCGTTCGTTCTGCTACCGCGACGATCTCGTCGAGGGCATGCTGCGCCTGATGCGCTACGAGGGCGACGACGCCCACCTGCCGATGAACATCGGCAACCCCGGCGAGTTCTCGATCCTGCAGCTGGCGGAAGCGGTGCAGGAGCTGGTCGGCAGCAAGGCCGGCATTCAGCGCGAGCCGCTCCCGGCAGACGATCCGACCCAGCGCCAGCCCGATATCTCCCGTGCGAAGGAGAAGCTCGGCTGGGAGCCGACGATCCCGCTGAAGCAGGGTCTCGAGCGCACGATCGAGAACTTCCGCGAGCGCCTGGACGCCGGTGAGCCGCGCGAGGGCTACCTCGGCCGACGCGTGGCGCAGACCTAG
- a CDS encoding ABC transporter permease, translating to MLSSLDRKLLRDLWRLKGQVGSIAMVIAAGIALLVMSLSTHEALRETAAAYYERFRFAEVFANVERAPVHVRARVALIAGVKAAETRISKQAILDVEGFEEPLMGRLVSIPEGRQPGLNRLFLHTGRLLEPGHPDEVIVNASFAEAHELALGDTIGAVVNGRRRALRIVGTARSPEFIYVISPFALIPDKKRYGILWMGHAALEAAYDFDGAFNDLALSLERGVDPRRVVAELDPILAPYGGVGAVDRTDHLSAWFVENELEQNRTNARLLPSVFLGVAAFLTTMVLNRLIAIERNEIGLMKAFGYSRAQVGWHYAKWVLVVCGLGIALGWGLGAALGKFSTATYARHLNFPLLIYRPGPTSFAIGAVASLVTALAAALRGVLRAANLPPVVAMRPPAPANFRSGPGMRALLERIADPPTRILLRQIARWPVRALTTGLGFAFAVAMMVLSLQFTDAIDVLVRAHFEESQREDLALGFVDAQPTTILHEVARLPGVLEVEPLRVVPVDLRSGHRAHRGTLQGLSLGARLTRIYDTHRGAVPVPASGVALTRKLAEKLGVTVGDRVAYEVREGRRPRGELLVGEVFDSSIGMLAYVNLAALNRLLGDRPLAEYAKVRFDSQERGALLAELKELPTVSAAGLKASALSNFHATIAETLLIFVGFFSAFSFALGFGVTYNAQRIALSERGRELATLRVLGFTRWETLYILVGETWLLLLASLPLGCGLGWLLTALFVNAPGFDTELMRLPLAIDATTYGVSVLVLLVAGAVAALAIRRRHDRLDLVSVLKTRE from the coding sequence ATGCTCTCTTCGCTCGACCGGAAGCTGCTCCGCGACCTCTGGCGGCTCAAAGGGCAGGTGGGCTCCATCGCGATGGTGATCGCGGCGGGCATCGCGCTCCTGGTGATGTCCCTGTCCACCCACGAGGCATTGCGTGAAACCGCGGCAGCGTACTACGAGCGCTTCCGCTTCGCGGAGGTGTTCGCGAACGTCGAGCGCGCGCCCGTTCACGTCCGGGCCCGGGTGGCGTTGATCGCGGGCGTGAAGGCCGCCGAGACCCGCATCTCGAAACAGGCGATCCTGGACGTCGAAGGGTTCGAGGAGCCTTTGATGGGTCGCCTCGTGTCGATTCCCGAAGGCCGACAGCCGGGCCTCAACCGGCTCTTCCTGCACACCGGCCGCCTGCTCGAACCCGGGCATCCCGACGAAGTGATCGTGAACGCCTCGTTCGCCGAAGCGCACGAGCTGGCCCTCGGTGACACGATCGGCGCCGTCGTGAACGGCCGCCGGCGGGCGTTGCGGATCGTGGGCACCGCGAGGTCCCCCGAGTTCATCTATGTGATCAGCCCGTTCGCGCTGATCCCCGACAAGAAGCGCTACGGCATCCTGTGGATGGGTCACGCCGCGCTCGAGGCCGCCTACGACTTTGATGGGGCGTTCAACGACCTGGCACTCTCGCTCGAGCGGGGAGTCGACCCGCGTCGTGTCGTGGCCGAGCTCGACCCGATCCTGGCGCCCTATGGCGGAGTCGGCGCAGTCGATCGCACGGACCATCTATCGGCCTGGTTCGTCGAGAACGAGCTCGAGCAGAACCGGACCAACGCACGCCTGCTCCCGAGCGTGTTCCTCGGCGTTGCCGCCTTCCTGACCACGATGGTGCTGAACCGGCTGATCGCCATCGAGCGCAATGAGATCGGGTTGATGAAGGCGTTCGGATATTCCCGCGCGCAGGTCGGCTGGCACTACGCGAAGTGGGTGCTGGTGGTCTGCGGGCTCGGGATCGCGCTGGGTTGGGGCCTGGGAGCCGCCCTGGGAAAGTTCAGCACCGCCACCTATGCCCGACATCTCAACTTCCCGCTGTTGATCTATCGACCGGGGCCGACGTCCTTCGCGATCGGAGCGGTCGCGAGCCTCGTCACCGCGCTCGCCGCCGCCCTGCGAGGCGTGCTGCGCGCCGCAAACCTGCCTCCCGTCGTGGCGATGCGTCCACCGGCGCCCGCGAACTTCCGGTCCGGGCCCGGGATGAGAGCGCTCCTCGAACGGATCGCGGACCCGCCGACGCGGATCCTCTTGCGCCAGATCGCGCGGTGGCCGGTGCGGGCCCTCACCACGGGGCTCGGCTTCGCCTTCGCCGTCGCGATGATGGTGCTGTCGCTCCAGTTCACCGACGCGATCGACGTGCTGGTCCGCGCCCACTTCGAGGAGTCCCAGCGCGAGGACCTGGCGCTCGGGTTCGTCGACGCCCAGCCCACCACGATCCTGCACGAGGTCGCGCGGCTGCCGGGCGTCCTCGAGGTCGAGCCGCTGCGGGTCGTCCCCGTTGACCTCCGCTCCGGTCATCGCGCCCACCGCGGCACGCTGCAGGGCCTGTCGTTGGGAGCCCGACTGACGCGCATCTACGACACGCACCGCGGCGCGGTTCCCGTCCCTGCGAGCGGCGTGGCCCTCACCCGGAAGCTCGCCGAGAAGCTCGGCGTGACGGTCGGCGACCGCGTGGCGTACGAGGTGCGCGAGGGGCGACGGCCGCGGGGCGAGCTGCTGGTCGGGGAGGTCTTCGATTCCTCGATCGGGATGCTGGCCTACGTGAACCTGGCCGCGTTGAATCGTCTGCTCGGCGACCGTCCCCTGGCCGAGTACGCCAAGGTCCGCTTCGACAGCCAGGAACGGGGTGCGCTCCTCGCCGAGCTCAAGGAGCTCCCGACCGTTTCCGCGGCAGGGCTCAAGGCCTCGGCGCTCTCCAACTTCCACGCGACGATCGCCGAGACGCTCCTGATCTTCGTCGGGTTCTTCAGCGCCTTCTCCTTCGCCCTGGGCTTCGGGGTGACCTACAACGCCCAGCGCATTGCGCTCTCGGAGCGGGGGAGGGAGCTCGCCACGCTGCGCGTCCTCGGCTTCACGCGCTGGGAGACCCTGTACATCCTCGTCGGCGAGACCTGGCTTCTGCTGCTGGCGAGCCTTCCCCTGGGATGTGGGCTCGGCTGGCTCCTCACGGCCCTGTTCGTGAACGCGCCGGGCTTCGATACCGAGTTGATGCGTCTCCCGCTCGCGATCGACGCAACGACGTACGGGGTGTCGGTCCTGGTGCTACTCGTCGCGGGAGCCGTCGCGGCCCTTGCGATCCGGCGACGCCACGATCGACTCGATCTGGTGTCGGTCTTGAAAACGAGGGAGTAG